The window TACAAGTTATACAACATGTGTTATGGCTTACTTGCATCTTGTTTTTGGTGGCCACTGAAAACAATTCTATGTGCAAGCCCGAAGAAGAAATATAACACATTGAATCGATCATGGTTGGTACACATCATCGCCCTCACAACTCCACTGATGAGCCTGTGCAACAGATTCATGGAAGCCCACTCAAAATACTCTCTCAAATCAAtacacttaatttttttcaaaatttggACCTTGACGTTGGCATGCGGGGTGGCCCCAGTAAAGAGTGGATTCTTGGAATAACTATCTGTGATGAGCCCACTCACAATTACCTGCAACTCCAATCTGATCCCGGGGTGGGTTGTTCTCCTTTTCATTCCATGCTGCTTGACCTCCCCCGCCAAATTGCTCTTCATCTGTAAATTCAAATGAGAAAGACACCCATCAGAAAACAATGTATAGCGCAGATTTCCCCTCTCTAGAAGCTGCCCCTGAATGAGAACAGCGTGGGGTGGGAAAAAGGGAAGATTGTCTGCTCCTGCAGCAGAATATTTTAATAACCACTATTTTCGCTTTGCATGCACGATGTAATCGGAAGAGAATATCAACCATCAAATGGACACCAATCATCACTTCCTGTGGTACATAAGGTCTCCCTGCAAGCAATTTTGAGATAATgctaattctttaaaaataagaaaaaatgctTGCTGTCATATCATGATGACACCATGTGTGAATTGTGAAATTGCTTTACCAGCAATCCAAGATCATGTGtatgaaaataaaaacagaaaatcacTTCCAGGACCTACATTAGACAGCATGTTATTCTGGTGGTACATAGCAGTATGTGTTTAACGCGACAGAAAAAATAAAAGGCGAAATAGTGATGTGGTACACTGTCCCTAGCTCAACTCCCAAGAATCAtagatcccccctccccacagtacAGCACTCTCTTTtgaataaagggttttttttgagcTGTTTGGTTTTGCATGGTGTGTTGTAGGCCAGGAGAGAGggtgctttcctgacctcctcaggcaggtgcTTCCACCAGACagtggccaccacagagaatgccaatGTACTGCCTTCTATTGATGTTACCCATGTGCAGATTGGCACCTTCCGGGAACCCCGTTCAGAGTATTGAAGCTGCCacagaggaacatagggagggaggtggtccagcGGGTGTTCCAGAGGAATGCTGAAAATTACTTCAAATGTAACAACCAGAAACATGGACAAAGCTCAGTAAATGTTGGCTGgccagtggagctgctgaaggATGGAAGTgaaatcgccccccccccccacacacacacaaacacgcccATGATGACAGACTCCAAATTTCGCCCTGGTCTCCATGAGTCGGTAAGGTGTCTGTACGGCCATTTTTAAAATTGAATTCACATGCTGGTCTTTTATAATAAGCTGAGTTTTGTCAAGTGTCTCACCGTGCTGATTGAGACCGTCCGGTGtggtgtccaggtccacctcaaAACCATAGCCATTCTCATTGCATTGGTCACTCAAGTCTCCTGAAATAGAAAATCATAGTCATTGTGACAAACCATTCATAATCCACATAACACATTTCACATGCATTGATGAACCAGAAGATGTCACCTGCCCCAATGTGCATGGCAAGTCCTTCTAAAGGGGCCATCGCAACCAATGCTTGAGCTGTGTTCTTCACCACCTCTCATACATGTTGCATTTGAGAGTGACCTCTGGATCTTTAAAATGTGGACTGTGTCAAATGGTGTGATGACAAACCTTTACTTTCAAACCCCCACCTCCCTGATGATGCATTGTCCAGGGATCAAGCCCATCTTTCCCAAAGCtgacaataaataaaaacatttccccACCAGCCCATCATGATTGCATTGGCTCTTACCTGAGTGGCAAGGTGATGACATCATAATATCTTCTCCATTTATAGTCACCAGATCATGAGAGAACAGCTCCTCAGATCCCTCTTGAAGAACCACCTGTTCTGTTCGCACCTGGCCCATCACCTGCAGCACCATGCTCCGTGCAAGCCTTTTTGGGTGCACGCTGGCATCACCTCTGAGGATGCTCTCCAGCTCACGATAGTAAGGACAAGTTATGGGTGCGTTTCCTGACCTGGCATTGTGTGCAACGACCTTTTTATATTCAAGACGCATTGTCTTTGTCTTGGATCTGCACTCAAGAGCTGATCTTCTATGTCCCCTAGCAGCCATCTGCTCTGAGATTCTCTGAAAATAATCCAGGTTTCTGTGTGTGCTTTTAAGCGCCTCCTGGATTTTCTCTTCCCCCCAAAAGTGAAGCAGGTCTAATATCTCTCTGTGTCTCCAGGAGATCCCCCGTTTACCACTGCTCTCTGTTCCGAAGGACATTCTTCAAGATCACAGATGTGGTGAGAGGAGAATATCAGAAGTCGGGTTCCTTGTGCAAGGGTTTGAAGAAATGAGTTCTCGCTCCTGAGAAGCCAGGAATGCCGCCTCGTGCTGCAAAGCATTAAAATCCCGGCAAATAGGAAGCGGAAGTGGATGCGACGGTTACTGATAATTCAAATTTTCCCGCgggaaaaaaaaaaattcaaagtttCGCTATTATGATGTGATGTTTAAAAACAAGAACGTTATAAAAAAATTCAAAGGGAATAACTTTTCGTTGGATTGAGACGTCAACCTAGCATTGCTTTGTGCCCCGAAAACATATCTTTATTTTACCACGTCGCAATAGCGACATAaggtcaatttttttttaaaaaaaaaaaaaacgctgTGGGGGAGCGCGAAATGCCGCGCGTGGCGAGATAACACGTTATGAGGCGGTATGAATCGCTGCTGGGTGATCGCACGGATACTGGTTATGGCGCGAAAAATGAGTGAGAAATGGAAATCAGACACTCGCAACAATGACGGAATAAGTTGGGTTTTTGCAGGGAaagagcgccattttagcgctaaataaaagcccgtgtgacgacggccaaggattcatattatctccctacctgttcaacctctatgcagagcatatcataaagaaagctggattagatctagaagaaggtgaagtgaaaactggtgggaggaacattaacagtttgagatatgcagaagacaccacattactggcagaaaatagtgaagacttgaaacaactactgatgaacgTTAAAGAAGAAAGcgttaaagcaggattacaactcaatatcaagaagacaaaagtaatgactactgaggaattatacaattttaaagttgagaatgaggaaattgaaattgtccaagtttttctattccttggctcaatcatcaaccaaaagggagactacaatgaagaaatcagaggaagattgagacttggaagagcatctgtgagggagctagagaagatccctaaaaataaagacatctctctgggaaccaacatcaagataatccaaactgtgatattccccattactatatatggatgtgaaagttggggaGTGAAGAactctgacaggaagaaaatggattaatttgaaatgtggtgctggaggagagttttgcagataccatggacagccagaaagacaaaaaggtggatactagatcaaatcaagcctgaattttccctagaaatgacaaaactgaggctattgtactttcatcacatcatgagaagataagactctctggaaaaaataatgctaggaaaagtagaaggcagtaggaaatgaggaagacctaaaatgagatggcttgactcaatcaaagaagccacatgtaggctggagtaggcatgccacacagcctccattaattgctctttacatttctacattcctgatctcctggtcagttggcatgccacacgggaagactcagggagtagtttaaatgtgtaacattaagtctctcaccattcacagagcacaatactcccatacgctctaagtaacattctcctatgctcagaggctcatgatgtacctttctttccgttatgcttcctagataagacaaaagtctgatcgcAGCATAaattgcttagttggctgagaatggaatgtgtaacttgtaactgttgctataaccatatttgggcatccgggagttcctgaatacaagtgaataaaactctcgcctccatgttggaggaacagactttgcatccagaccctgtctcgtgtcgttactacatctGGCGCCTGAACAGCCAGGGACCCTCCCCCATCTACCAGCACCTGGAATAGGCCCCATATCGAGTGCACTCCCCTTCTTCAACTGGTAAGTATGGGTACATCTTTGACGCATCCTCAGCGAAGGCATGCGGATGAATTGTGTTTTTTAGTCAAGAAGTCTGGCAGGACCAGCACTTCAGCTCAGATAGCAAGTCTCATTCAACATCTTCACCTCCATTGCCCGGC of the Eublepharis macularius isolate TG4126 chromosome 5, MPM_Emac_v1.0, whole genome shotgun sequence genome contains:
- the LOC129329784 gene encoding zinc finger and SCAN domain-containing protein 29-like isoform X2, with protein sequence MSFGTESSGKRGISWRHREILDLLHFWGEEKIQEALKSTHRNLDYFQRISEQMAARGHRRSALECRSKTKTMRLEYKKVVAHNARSGNAPITCPYYRELESILRGDASVHPKRLARSMVLQVMGQVRTEQVVLQEGSEELFSHDLVTINGEDIMMSSPCHSGDLSDQCNENGYGFEVDLDTTPDGLNQHDEEQFGGGGQAAWNEKENNPPRDQIGVAAPQGFEAPDTAEAVSPGTRLANIRRRRRGGAVINHAAERFLSQASEEHREEMAMREKEQQATWRWREEESRRQQEFMEETRQERRMFQERWSQNIDVMRAAVDTLKTLGG
- the LOC129329784 gene encoding uncharacterized protein LOC129329784 isoform X1, whose translation is MSFGTESSGKRGISWRHREILDLLHFWGEEKIQEALKSTHRNLDYFQRISEQMAARGHRRSALECRSKTKTMRLEYKKVVAHNARSGNAPITCPYYRELESILRGDASVHPKRLARSMVLQVMGQVRTEQVVLQEGSEELFSHDLVTINGEDIMMSSPCHSGDLSDQCNENGYGFEVDLDTTPDGLNQHDEEQFGGGGQAAWNEKENNPPRDQIGVAAPQGFEAPDTAEAVSPGTRLANIRRRRRGGAVINHAAERFLSQASEEHREEMAMREKEQQATWRWREEESRRQQEFMEETRQERRMFQERWSQNIDVMRAAVDTLKTLGEAIMLQQVPIA